In Deltaproteobacteria bacterium, the genomic stretch TCGCGTTGCGGTTTGGTGGGGCAGCGTGAAATGCACGGGAAAGGCCTTGATTTTTTTGTTTTGAAAACTTACCCATTATTCAGTCTTAATTTTTCCCCATGGGAGGCTGCATGCAGTTCCATTCAGACATCAAGCCTATTTCCTGGCTCAAAAACAACGCCAAGCAACTCATCGAATTTGTGAATGAAACCGGCAACCCCATGATCATCACGCAAAATGGCGAGGCCAAGGCCGTGGTCATGAACGTCAGGGAATATGATCAGATTCAGGAAAGCCTGGCCCTGTTGCGAATGCTCGCAGACAGTTCCGCTGATGCAGAGGCCGGCAGGCTGCGAGATGCGGACGAAGTTTTTGCCGACCTGCGCACCGTGATCGCGGAGAAGCGTGGTGAGCGCTAATGCGTCGTGGAGCGTGTGTTTCACCCTTTGCGCGGAAGAGGATCTCCTAAGCATTATTGATTTTATCGCCGAGAGAGAGGGGCCAGACATGGCCGAGGCCATCCTGGAAAAGTTCATCCAGGCCCGTGACAGCCTGCGTCTCCTGCCTGATCGGGGCTGCATCCCTCCGGAATTGAAGCGGGTCAACATTCTCTCCTACCGGGAAATCCAGCTGCATCCTTGCCGCATCATCTATCGGATCCATGAAGGGGCACATGCGGTTCATATCCATATCGTGGCGGATGGTCGGCGCAATTTCACGGAACTGCTGAAGGAACGACTCCTGGGGCACAGGGAACGGCGACGGTAAAGGCAGCGACAAAGGCAACGTGAACGGCGGCGAGTTCGTTGATGTTCGAATGTCCTTTGAATGGGTCTCTGAGACCAGAAAAATACTGAAATAATTGTTTTTATTTTCAAAAAACGGCCATTTTCCGGCGTTAGAATCGCGTGCGACGCGCCAAAAAGGGCCTTTTTATGTTTATGGGTTTGAAATCATGTGTCAAAACTCGCGGTGCGGCTTGGCGGGTCAGTTTTCCATGCTGTTTGACAATCAAGATCGTACTCAGGCGGGAGCGCATTCCGGAACTGTGCCGGAAGCTCGGGGAGAGCGGGGCGGAGTTCGTGGCGCCGCAATTTGATCGGAAGGCCTTGGCGTGGGAGCATCTCTCGATTTTGAAGCGTGTGG encodes the following:
- a CDS encoding type II toxin-antitoxin system Phd/YefM family antitoxin translates to MQFHSDIKPISWLKNNAKQLIEFVNETGNPMIITQNGEAKAVVMNVREYDQIQESLALLRMLADSSADAEAGRLRDADEVFADLRTVIAEKRGER
- a CDS encoding type II toxin-antitoxin system RelE/ParE family toxin, encoding MVSANASWSVCFTLCAEEDLLSIIDFIAEREGPDMAEAILEKFIQARDSLRLLPDRGCIPPELKRVNILSYREIQLHPCRIIYRIHEGAHAVHIHIVADGRRNFTELLKERLLGHRERRR